In Paracoccus sp. N5, a single window of DNA contains:
- a CDS encoding phospholipase D-like domain-containing protein: MQELELTPGRNCWRVATARCFSVIVDGADYFRALRESLLKARRLVILIGWDFDFEIEMLPGESDADGDAPDGMPNQIGPFLDALVDRRPGLDIYLLKWSGGALIAPGGLLPAARIKFLSPEQIHLAFDGRHPIGACHHQKIVAIDDSLAFCGGIDVTDGRWDSRDHTPGDPCRRLRDGAVAQPWHDATTVLSGPAAAALSRLGRARWARANDAEMDEDFRPGADLWPDSIPVGFHDVPIAIARTQPPESDKPSIAEIEHLYLDSIAAARDCIYLESQYFAADSITRAIARRLAEPGGPEVVIVNPRAAQGMVEDEAMHVTRSRMIRQLRALDRHDRFRILYPVNAAGEDIYVHAKVSIVDDRLLRVGSGNIDRRSMGFDTECDVALLAEEAADRRAVRALRDGLIAEHLGRDPAEVARRIDDTGSVIAAIQHLNRATGRRLRPIRPRKETLLGSILADTRFFDPRYRRSAQARLGITSRHVMLGGAALAAGLFLWSRTRPRRD, encoded by the coding sequence ATGCAGGAACTGGAACTCACCCCCGGCCGCAACTGCTGGCGGGTCGCCACGGCGCGCTGCTTTTCGGTCATCGTCGATGGCGCCGATTATTTCCGCGCCCTGCGTGAATCGCTGCTGAAGGCCCGGCGGCTGGTGATCCTGATCGGCTGGGACTTCGACTTCGAGATCGAGATGCTGCCCGGCGAAAGCGACGCCGACGGCGACGCGCCCGACGGGATGCCGAACCAGATCGGCCCCTTCCTCGACGCGCTGGTGGACCGCCGCCCCGGGCTCGACATCTACCTGCTGAAATGGAGCGGCGGGGCGCTGATCGCGCCCGGCGGGCTGTTGCCGGCGGCGCGGATCAAGTTCCTGTCGCCCGAACAGATCCACCTGGCCTTCGACGGCCGCCACCCGATCGGCGCCTGCCACCACCAGAAGATCGTCGCCATCGACGATTCGCTGGCCTTCTGCGGCGGCATCGACGTGACCGACGGACGCTGGGACAGCCGCGACCATACGCCCGGCGACCCCTGCCGCCGGCTGCGCGACGGCGCGGTGGCCCAGCCCTGGCACGACGCCACCACCGTGCTTTCCGGCCCCGCCGCCGCCGCGCTCAGCCGGCTCGGCCGCGCCCGCTGGGCCCGCGCCAACGATGCCGAGATGGACGAGGATTTCCGCCCCGGCGCCGACCTGTGGCCCGACAGCATCCCGGTCGGCTTCCACGACGTGCCCATCGCCATCGCCCGCACCCAGCCGCCGGAATCCGACAAGCCCAGCATCGCCGAGATCGAGCATCTCTATCTGGACAGCATCGCCGCGGCCCGCGATTGCATCTATCTGGAATCGCAGTATTTCGCCGCCGACAGCATCACCCGCGCCATCGCCCGCCGCTTGGCCGAGCCCGGCGGCCCCGAGGTGGTCATCGTCAACCCCCGCGCCGCCCAGGGCATGGTCGAGGACGAGGCGATGCATGTCACCCGCAGCCGGATGATCCGCCAGCTGCGGGCGCTGGACCGGCACGACCGCTTTCGCATCCTCTACCCGGTGAATGCGGCGGGCGAGGACATCTATGTCCATGCCAAGGTCTCGATCGTGGACGACCGGCTCTTGCGCGTCGGCTCCGGCAACATCGACCGCCGCTCGATGGGCTTCGACACCGAATGCGACGTGGCGCTGCTGGCCGAGGAGGCCGCCGACCGCCGCGCCGTGCGCGCGCTGCGCGACGGGCTGATCGCCGAGCACCTGGGCCGCGACCCGGCCGAGGTCGCGCGCCGCATCGATGACACCGGCAGCGTCATCGCCGCCATCCAGCACCTGAACCGCGCCACCGGCCGCCGTCTGCGCCCCATCCGCCCGCGCAAGGAAACCCTGCTCGGCAGCATCCTGGCCGACACCCGCTTCTTCGACCCGCGCTATCGCCGCAGCGCCCAGGCCCGGCTGGGCATCACCTCGCGCCATGTCATGCTGGGCGGGGCGGCGCTGGCGGCCGGGCTGTTCCTGTGGTCCAGGACAAGGCCGCGCCGGGACTAG